From one Colletotrichum destructivum chromosome 3, complete sequence genomic stretch:
- a CDS encoding Putative quinone oxidoreductase/zeta-crystallin, GroES-like superfamily, protein MATSRAWTFTARGSPRSVLSLVSLPAPTLPPASSLLAKAKSVPDADDGNEWLLVKVAYAALNLGSRLYITMLPAVARAKTAVPELDLSGTVAGVWGPGTGPGSASGPNSVMTTHNSRFAKGDRIAAFIPVSYGWPTGTGALAEHVVLPARYAVPVPSHVPLRDASSVLTAGCTAAVTLRAAAMKKGDRVLINGASGGIGSLAVQMARAAVGPEGYVVGVCSGRNAEMVRGLGADEVVDYTSSSSPVSKTLRQRFGKEGKQFDAVADCIGVQDIYANCAEYLVPRGVYAAVGIKPATNSYGGFVKAVWHMQMNALWPLATWLGGTGRRWAATTMMDPGKALMEEVVGMLADGRIKAVFEREVGFEEVVDGYEIVGSGRARGKVVVKVNGE, encoded by the coding sequence ATGGCGACATCCCGCGCCTGGACCTTCACAGCCCGCGGCAGCCCCCGctccgtcctctccctcgtctcgCTCCCGGCACCCACCCTcccgccggcgtcttccctcctcgccaaagCGAAATCCGTAcctgacgccgacgacggtaACGAATGGCTCCTCGTCAAAGTCGCCTATGCGGCGCTAAATCTGGGTAGTCGACTCTACATCACCATGctccccgccgtcgcccgcgcgAAGACGGCTGTCCCGGAGCTCGACTTGAGCGGGACCGTTGCCGGTGTGTGGGGCCCCGGGACCGGGCCTGGCTCTGCTTCCGGCCCAAACAGCGTAATGACAACACACAACAGCCGGTTCGCCAAGGGCGACCGCATCGCAGCCTTTATCCCCGTGTCTTATGGCTGGCCGACCGGGACCGGCGCCCTAGCCGAAcacgtcgtcctccccgCGCGCTACGCCGTGCCCGTGCCTTCCCACGTCCCGCTCCGGGACGCCAGCAGCGTGCTGACGGCCGGGTGCACCGCCGCAGTGACTCTGCGCGCTGCGGCAATGAAGAAGGGGGATAGGGTTCTCATCAATGGGGCTAGCGGTGGCATCGGGTCTCTCGCGGTGCAGATGGCCCGCGCAGCCGTCGGACCCGAGGGgtacgtcgtcggcgtgtGTTCGGGACGCAATGCCGAGATGGTTCGGggcctgggcgccgacgaggtcgtggATTAcacctcttcttcgtcccccGTGTCCAAGACTCTGCGGCAGAGGTTTGGTAAGGAGGGGAAGCAGTTCGATGCGGTTGCGGATTGTATCGGCGTGCAGGACATTTATGCGAACTGCGCAGAGTACCTCGTACCCCGGGGGGTTTATGCCGCAGTCGGGATCAAGCCCGCGACGAACTCGTATGGTGGATTTGTGAAGGCGGTCTGGCACATGCAGATGAACGCCCTCTGGCCCCTTGCGACTTGGTTGGGCGGCACAGGCAGACggtgggcggcgacgaccaTGATGGACCCTGGCAAggcgctgatggaggaggtTGTGGGTATGCTGGCGGACGGGAGGATCAAGGCCGTCTTTGAGAGGGAGGTCGGGTTCGAGGAGGTTGTGGATGGGTACGAGATCGTCGGGAgcgggagggcgaggggtaaggtcgtcgtcaaggtcaaTGGTGAGTGA